The sequence below is a genomic window from Brevibacillus agri.
GCTGCTTTTGGCTCGTCGATTTTGGACGCGTCACGGACGATCGCCGTTACTTCATGCCCGCGATCCAATGCTTCCTTCATAATCAGCTTACCAGCTTTACCGCTTGCGCCTACAATTGCAATTTTCATCGTTTTGTTCCCTCCATTGAAATAGAATGAGTGGTCATGCGTGCGAATATAAGCGATTGGCCGCTTTTTGTTGTAACTAAAACAGTTACAGCATGCACAAAAAAATTTGCGGCCTGGACTTGCTTGTCTTGTTGTAATCATTTTAGTTACAACAAAATCATCTGTCAATACTGTTTTTTCCCGCCTGTACGCCTGTATGTAAAAGCATCTGCCTTACCCGGAAATGCGGCTGCTGAATGTTGCTTACAGCCTCACTTTTTGCCCGGATGCGGCAGATGCCCTGATTCGTAGCGTCACTTTTGTTTTGTCGGCCCCTGCCAGGTAATCAGCCCGCCCTGGAGGTGCGCCATTTGCGTAAAGCCGTGTTTCTTCAAAATTTTTGCCGCCTGCTTGCTGCGCAGCCCGCTGCGGCAGTAGAGGAGAATGTCGTTTTTCGGAGAAATCTCCTTCACTCTGTTGTTCAACTGGGAGAGGGGAATATTAACAGCCGTAGGGATATGCCCGTTTTTAAATTCATGCGGCTCGCGCACATCAATCAGCATTACTCTGCTTTTTTGGTTTACCCGTTCCTTGAATTGCTCTGCCCGCAAATTTTCCAGCCCTTTGACGGGCATGAAGCGGGAGATCAAATACCAGGTTGTCAAAGCATACGCGATAATAAGCAAAATCGTCGTGAAGTCCATGTGAACATCCTTCCTAATGAATTAGCGACTTTTCACCAAAAGCTCAACCGCTTCTTTTACCATCTTGCTCGTGTCGCCGCCGTTCGCCTGCTCCTCCAGCAGACAGCGCTGCAAATTCTCTGCTACGATCTGCGCGATGGCCTTGTCAGACGCGTTGCGGACTGCAGACAACTGAGCGACTACTTCCTTGCAGCTTTTCTGCTCGTCCATCATTTTCAACACGCCGCGGATTTGTCCTTCAATTTTGCGCAAACGTCTTTTGATATCGTCACCGTAGTTGTAATCCATGTGAAGTCCTCCTCCTGTTTTTAGGATCGCGGATACATATACAGGTATCTTATGCGAAAAGCAGGCTTTGTCAAGCGAGCGCGCATGCTTTGTCCCTTCGAATTGTCCGTTCAAATAAACAGATTGACTTTTGCCTGTGTCGCATCGCCCAGGTAGGCTGCCACGCCCGCGTACTCCATCCCGTCGATCAGCTCCTCCTGCTTCAACCCCAACAGGTCCATCGTCATCGTGCAGGCGACCAGCTTGACTCCTTGCTCCTGTGCAAGCTCAATGAGCTGGGGCAGCGTCAGGGCGTTGTGCTTTTTCATGACATGCTTAATCATTTCCGGGCCCATCCCGAGCATATTCATTTTGGACAGCCCCAGCTTCTTCGCCCCTCTCGGCATCATCCAGCCAAACATTTTCTCCAAAAAGCCCTTTTTGACCTTGACGA
It includes:
- a CDS encoding metal-sensitive transcriptional regulator, with the protein product MDYNYGDDIKRRLRKIEGQIRGVLKMMDEQKSCKEVVAQLSAVRNASDKAIAQIVAENLQRCLLEEQANGGDTSKMVKEAVELLVKSR
- a CDS encoding DsrE/DsrF/DrsH-like family protein, whose product is MMENQNQKEKTTIVLFSGDLDKAIAAFIIANGAAAYDHDVTIFFTFWGLNTMRKNEIVKVKKGFLEKMFGWMMPRGAKKLGLSKMNMLGMGPEMIKHVMKKHNALTLPQLIELAQEQGVKLVACTMTMDLLGLKQEELIDGMEYAGVAAYLGDATQAKVNLFI
- a CDS encoding rhodanese-like domain-containing protein, coding for MDFTTILLIIAYALTTWYLISRFMPVKGLENLRAEQFKERVNQKSRVMLIDVREPHEFKNGHIPTAVNIPLSQLNNRVKEISPKNDILLYCRSGLRSKQAAKILKKHGFTQMAHLQGGLITWQGPTKQK